A single Denticeps clupeoides chromosome 7, fDenClu1.1, whole genome shotgun sequence DNA region contains:
- the kif20a gene encoding kinesin-like protein KIF20A, with amino-acid sequence MAFALASPGGVFSDEDECGAVFESTAADLCCAARSRRSAAPTPEVSIIPAADITQGECKAPRDRMGSGDERPEKMKVFLRIRPLTAAERERGEEQGCVGVTSEDTLLLRASKDSQAMRNAERGVAQSAHKFNFTQIFSPTTTQQEFYDHTMKEVVHNVLQGENHLLYTYGITNSGKTYTVQGVGKEPGLLPRALVSVFLKLSGRLYSGMDLKPVLCQDVRRLDASEVHAETIIRDALLKEDECASLDSGIGGLSTTSHIATQLEDVDAVSLEAARLGLSGREQLDEGVRFSVWVSFYEIYNEFLYDLLAAPPSLQLKKRATLRLSNDKHGNPYVKDLTWIQVHSADEAWKVLKAGQRNQSFASTHLNHNSSRSHSIFTVRILHVLPDADPRQGTKSCELLVCDLAGSERCKNQQNGERMKEANNINTSLHTLGRCITALRHNQNNRSRPPQVVPFRDSKLTRVLQNYFCGHGHSCMVVNINPCASTYDETLQALKFSAIATQLVHGPSSKNRVAYILSLLQEQQVRATVLEEEECSDEEDGDISMFDSEALLQAIDVLKREVLRQRQEKVELEASVREEVCAEMMEVISRMQNDFSETLETERALIEERYESKISNLETSLKKYYSQEIKEQNEQIQELTTALEKVEGSVMAPPPLFPPISEDLGPRRSQRLASAHYPEVAHLSAELEQCRAELDLCRTELQLRTLELKQFQGKQAQAENSATLTSSADRKLEEGQRNLRQFRQALQKLGAELQSGERACCRSTDGERLRQTLSAADDIIGRQDQMLVELHNSLQLVKADLRRKADTLAQLQSPASLPPPSVPGSCKRRGCGVTAPAGGLAENQPPEKRPFFRTLFSARTPTATPTRNKAEQMEATPYARVLRSRQPTPPPSPSVVRRGMKPTMF; translated from the exons ATGGCGTTCGCGCTGGCGTCTCCTGGTGGAGTCTTCTCCGACGAAGATGAGTGCGGAGCCGTGTTCGAGTCGACTGCGGCGGACCTCTGCTGCGCGGCGCGGTCACGGCGCTCCGCGGCTCCCACCCCCGAGGTCTCGATCATCCCCGCCGCAGACATAACACAGGGAGAG TGTAAGGCTCCCCGGGACAGGATGGGGAGCGGCGATGAAAGGCCAGAGAAAATGAAGGTTTTCCTGAGGATTCGCCCTCTGACCGCGGCGGAACGCGAAAGAGGAGAGGAACAG GGCTGTGTCGGCGTGACTTCGGAGGACACCCTGCTGCTCCGTGCTTCCAAAGACTCGCAGGCCATGAGGAACGCCGAGAGAGGGGTCGCCCAGAGCGCGCACAAGTTCAACTTCACGCAG ATTTtctcccccaccaccacccagcaGGAGTTCTATGATCACACCATGAAGGAGGTGGTGCACAATGTCCTGCAAGGCGAGAACCACCTTCTCTACACCTACGGCATCACCAACTCTGGGAAGACCTACACCGTCCAGG GGGTGGGGAAGGAGCCAGGGCTGTTACCACGGGCCCTGGTATCGGTATTCCTGAAGCTGTCGGGGCGACTGTACAGCGGCATGGATCTGAAGCCAGTCCTCTGCCAAGATGTTCGTAGGCTGGACGCCAGTGAGGTGCATGCTGAGACCATCATAAGAGACGCCCTGCTGAAGGAG GACGAGTGCGCAAGCTTGGATAGCGGAATTGGAGGTCTGTCCACAACCAGCCATATCGCCACCCAGCTGGAAG ACGTGGATGCCGTTAGTTTGGAGGCTGCTCGGCTGGGCCTTAGCGGCCGGGAGCAGCTCGACGAAGGGGTGCGGTTCTCTGTCTGGGTCTCCTTCTATGAGATTTACAACGAATTCCTGTATGACCTGCTGGCGGCACCACCCTCCCTCCAGCTCAAGAAGAGGGCTACACTGCGACTTAGCAACGACAAGCATGGAAATCCTTACGTAAAAG ATCTTACCTGGATCCAGGTGCACAGTGCAGACGAGGCATGGAAGGTGCTGAAGGCTGGACAGCGCAATCAGAGCTTCGCCAGCACACACCTGAACCACAACTCTAGCCGCAG TCACAGCATCTTCACAGTCCGCATTCTTCACGTCCTTCCTGACGCGGACCCGAGACAGGGGACCAAGAGCTGCGA GTTGTTGGTGTGTGACCTGGCAGGCTCTGAGCGCTGTAAGAACCAGCAAAATGGCGAGCGGATGAAAGAGGCCAATAACATCAACACCTCCCTGCACACACTGGGGCGTTGCATCACGGCTCTGAGGCACAATCAGAACAACag GTCACGGCCACCACAGGTGGTGCCATTCAGGGACAGTAAGCTGACCCGGGTTCTTCAGAACTATTTCTGTGGACATGGCCACTCCTGTATGGTGGTCAACATCAACCCTTGTGCCTCCACCTACGACGAGACTCTGCAGGCCCTGAAGTTCTCTGCCATCGCAACGCAA CTGGTCCATGGCCCTTCCTCTAAGAATCGGGTGGCCTACATCCTGTCCCtcctgcaggagcagcaggttcGGGCCACTGTACTGGAAGAAGAAGAGTGCAGTGATGAAGAGGATGGTGACATCTCTATGTTTGACTCCGAG GCACTGTTACAGGCCATCGATGTGCTCAAGAGGGAGGTGTTACGCCAGCGGCAGGAAAAGGTGGAACTGGAGGCCAGTGTTCGGGAGGAAGTGTGTGCAGAGATGATGGAGGTCATCTCACGCATGCAGAATGACTTCAG TGAGACGCTGGAGACTGAGAGAGCACTGATTGAGGAACGATACGAGAGCAAGATTAGCAACCTCGAGACCAGCCTGAAAAAATACTACTCTCAAGAGATCAAG GAACAGAATGAACAAATCCAAGAACTCACCACCGCCCTGGAAAAAGTCGAGGGCAGTGTCATGGCTCCTCCCCCCCTCTTCCCACCAATCAGTGAGGATCTGGGACCTCGGCGGTCACAGCGTCTGGCCTCTGCTCATTACCCCGAGGTTGCACATTTGTCGGCAGAACTGGAGCAGTGCAGAGCTGAGTTGGACCTGTGCCGTACAGAACTGCAGCTCAGAACTCTGG AGCTGAAGCAGTTCCAGGGGAAGCAGGCACAGGCTGAGAACAGTGCCACCCTAACGTCTTCTGCCGACCGTAAGCTTGAGGAGGGCCAAAGG AACCTTAGGCAGTTCCGGCAGGCCCTGCAGAAGTTGGGGGCGGAGCTCCAGTCGGGGGAGAGAGCGTGCTGCCGTAGCACTGATGGAGAGAGACTCCGGCAGACTCTGAGCGCTGCAGATGACATCATCGGCAGACAG GACCAGATGTTGGTGGAGCTCCACAACAGTCTGCAGCTGGTGAAGGCGGATTTGAGACGGAAGGCGGACACTCTGGCACAGCTGCAGAGCCCAGCGTCCCTGCCGCCACCATCCGTTCCAGGATCCTGCAAGAGGAGGGGCTGTGGGGTTACGGCACCGGCAGGTGGCCTCGCTGAGAACCAGCCGCCCGAGAAACGTCCGTTTTTCCGAACTCTGTTCTCGGCACGGACGCCGACGGCAACGCCCACAAGAAACAAAGCGGAGCAGATGGAGGCCACACCCTACGCCCGTGTGTTGCGCTCACGTCAGCCTACGCCCCCTCCAAGCCCGAGCGTTGTGAGGCGTGGCATGAAACCAACAATGTTTTAG
- the LOC114794023 gene encoding SH3 domain-containing kinase-binding protein 1 isoform X1 produces MGNYSSALTADIEHFDSIIAQSGKPRLHKSQSEVLLTDSGSKASLPPNPSSASSSSLQACGSTVLHSSLSLLSEALHSPASSTFRTIKPGPQEPPVLQQMKLQLHDLKEELDLLRTQHKKEIKFLVSELDEEKKVRLSLQVKKILIDCNENKPVKIVRDIRDLAATACCSFIIMLNVDLRL; encoded by the exons ATGGGCAACTACAGCTCTGCTCTCACTGCAG ACATTGAACACTTTGACTCCATTATTGCTCAGTCTGGAAAGCCAAGGCTGCACAAATCCCAGTCTGAGGTGCTTTTGACA GACTCAGGCTCCAAGGCCAGCCTTCCTCCCAACCCATCCTcagcctcctcctcatccctccAGGCATGTGGCTCTACGGTCCTTCACTCTTCACTGTCTTTGTTGTCTGAGGCGTTGCACTCTCCAGCATCCTCTACTTTCAGGACAATAAAGCCAGGTCCCCAGGAACCTCCGGTGCTGCAGCAGATGAAACTGCAGCTACATGACCTGAAAGAGGAGCTGGATCTGCTCAGGACACAGCACAA AAAGGAGATAAAATTTCTGGTGAGTGAGCTTGATGAGGAGAAGAAGGTCCGTCTGTCCCTCCAGGTTAAAAAGATTTTGATTGATTGTAACGAGAACAAACCTGTGAAAATCGTTAGGGACATTAGGGATCTAGCAGCAACAGCATgctgttcattcataattatgTTGAATGTTGATCTCAGACTATGA
- the LOC114794023 gene encoding SH3 domain-containing kinase-binding protein 1 isoform X2: MGNYSSALTADIEHFDSIIAQSGKPRLHKSQSEVLLTDSGSKASLPPNPSSASSSSLQACGSTVLHSSLSLLSEALHSPASSTFRTIKPGPQEPPVLQQMKLQLHDLKEELDLLRTQHKKEIKFLVSELDEEKKVRLSLQMEVKKIQKQLANM, translated from the exons ATGGGCAACTACAGCTCTGCTCTCACTGCAG ACATTGAACACTTTGACTCCATTATTGCTCAGTCTGGAAAGCCAAGGCTGCACAAATCCCAGTCTGAGGTGCTTTTGACA GACTCAGGCTCCAAGGCCAGCCTTCCTCCCAACCCATCCTcagcctcctcctcatccctccAGGCATGTGGCTCTACGGTCCTTCACTCTTCACTGTCTTTGTTGTCTGAGGCGTTGCACTCTCCAGCATCCTCTACTTTCAGGACAATAAAGCCAGGTCCCCAGGAACCTCCGGTGCTGCAGCAGATGAAACTGCAGCTACATGACCTGAAAGAGGAGCTGGATCTGCTCAGGACACAGCACAA AAAGGAGATAAAATTTCTGGTGAGTGAGCTTGATGAGGAGAAGAAGGTCCGTCTGTCCCTCCAG ATGGAGGTGAAAAAGATCCAGAAGCAGCTGGCCAACATGTGA